Proteins co-encoded in one Yamadazyma tenuis chromosome 1, complete sequence genomic window:
- the SSR1 gene encoding SWI/SNF and RSC complex subunit Ssr1 (EggNog:ENOG503P5GV; COG:S): protein MKVSSLSSSVVLVLAAAQYAVATPPACLLACVSQVTKKSDCSALNDLSCICGTQYDKVEDCLNSICPEGVSDTAVSAFESVFESSSEYSSSEELSSTVADSSSEEPATSEDSTSLAAVAVTTSSKSSSTSSADPTSTSIAEKTSSDMANNKAVSFGAVIGLMVAALV from the exons ATGAAGGTCTCCTCGTTGTCATCCTCGGTCGTTTTGGTCTTAGCTGCTGCGCAATACGCTGTTGCCACCCCTCCAGCCTGTTTGTTGGCTTGTGTATCACAAGTTACCAAAAAATCAGACTGTTCTGCTTTGAACGATTTGTCATGTATTTGTGGTACTCAATACGACAAAGTCGAAGACTGCTTGAACAGCATCTGTCCTGAAGGTGTTAGTGATACTGCCGTGTCTGCTTTCGAAAGTGTAT tcGAATCCTCTAGTGAGTACTCGTCTTCCGAAGAGTTGTCTTCTACTGTAGCTGATTCTAGTTCAGAAGAACCAGCCACATCCGAAGATTCTACAAGTCTTGCAGCCGTTGCTGTCACCACTTCTTCCAAGAGCTCTTCCACTTCGTCAGCAGATCCAACCTCGACGTCTATTGCTGAAAAGACCTCTAGTGATatggccaacaacaaggcTGTTTCTTTCGGAGCTGTGATTGGTTTGATGGTCGCTGCTTTGGTTTAA